One Salvelinus fontinalis isolate EN_2023a chromosome 11, ASM2944872v1, whole genome shotgun sequence DNA window includes the following coding sequences:
- the fgl2a gene encoding fibrinogen-like 2a yields the protein MRLVVLCVVASTTLLLAVPWSSAADPGDGAQRWDTVQDKPATGEVSGGCPVRMKPSGQCGEEDDCPYQITLPPLTIQLPKQFRMLEKTMKELQSLKETVNRLKRDCLECRQQADQSLQRDSGEAAGGPGTGMGPGFLEIQSSTSKEERGDGGTNTRTDGDGIGTSTGSGTGKGTGSTSGSVFGMQVKMNKMSSSLRNARGQITALQGRLEELSLINMRNVEAIVDSKVENITGVINKLSNNCNHQCAVQPSPQFIIAPKDCSDYNMLKERRNGVYRVTPDPRNGTFEVYCDMESFGGSWTLVQQRLNGTVSFNRSWAEYKRGFGDPRGEFWLGNDRIHLLTKAKDMVLRIELEDFQGVREYAKFDQFYVANEFLRYRLSISGYSGTAGNALHMNKHFNHDQKFFTTPDRDNDMYPSGNCGAYYSSGWWFDACMSANLNGKYYHKRYKGVRNGIFWGTWHNMSSEAYPTNYRQAFKTVKMMIRPKNYAP from the exons atGAGGCTGGTCGTGCTGTGTGTTGTGGCCTCCACCACTCTTCTGCTGGCAGTCCCATGGAGCTCTGCAGCAGACCCAGGAGACGGAGCCCAGAGATGGGATACGGTCCAGGATAAGCCTGCTACAGGAGAGGTTTCAGGGGGCTGCCCTGTGAGGATGAAGCCTTCTGGCCAGTGTGGAGAAGAGGACGACTGCCCCTACCAGATCACCCTGCCTCCACTGACCATCCAGCTGCCCAAGCAGTTCAGGATGCTGGAGAAGACCATGAAGGAGCTGCAGAGCCTGAAGGAGACGGTGAACCGGCTGAAGAGGGACTGTCTGGAGTGCCGACAGCAGGCTGACCAGAGCCTGCAGAGGGACAGCGGGGAGGCAGCAGGGGGTCCCGGTACGGGGATGGGACCAGGGTTTCTGGAAATACAGTCTAGCACCAGTAAGGAGGAACGAGGAGACGGGGGAACCAACACAAGAACTGATGGGGATGGCATTGGCACTAGCACCGGTTCTGGTACTGGCAAAGGCACTGGCTCTACCAGCGGTTCTGTGTTTGGGATGCAGGTGAAGATGAACAAGATGTCCAGCAGCCTGCGTAACGCACGGGGCCAGATCACGGCTCTGCAGGGCCGTCTAGAGGAACTAAGCCTCATCAACATGAGGAACGTGGAGGCCATCGTGGACAGCAAGGTGGAGAACATCACTGGAGTGATCAACAAGCTCAGCAACAACTGTAACCACCAGTGTGCCGTCCAGCCCTCTCCTCAGT TCATCATCGCTCCAAAGGACTGCTCTGACTACAACATGCTAAAAGAGAGGAGGAACGGCGTCTACCGGGTCACGCCAGACCCCAGGAACGGCACGTTCGAGGTCTACTGCGACATGGAGTCGTTCGGCGGCAGCTGGACCCTGGTGCAGCAGCGCCTCAATGGCACCGTCAGCTTCAACCGCTCCTGGGCTGAGTACAAG aggGGCTTTGGTGACCCCCGGGGAGAGTTCTGGTTGGGCAACGACCGCATCCACCTCCTGACCAAGGCCAAGGACATGGTGCTGCGCATCGAACTGGAGGACTTCCAAGGGGTGCGGGAGTACGCCAAGTTCGACCAGTTCTACGTAGCCAACGAGTTCCTGAGGTATCGCTTATCCATCAGCGGGTACAGTGGCACGGCCGGCAACGCGCTGCACATGAACAAGCACTTCAACCACGACCAGAAGTTCTTCACCACGCCAGATAGGGACAACGACATGTACCCGTCAGGGAACTGCGGCGCGTACTACAGCTCTGGCTGGTGGTTTGACGCCTGCATGTCAGCCAATCTCAATGGGAAATACTACCACAAGAGATACAAGGGCGTGAGGAACGGCATCTTCTGGGGAACATGGCACAACATGTCTAGTGAAGCATACCCCACCAACTACAGGCAGGCCTTCAAGACCGTCAAAATGATGATACGGCCAAAGAACTACGCTCCCTAA